One genomic window of Coffea eugenioides isolate CCC68of chromosome 1, Ceug_1.0, whole genome shotgun sequence includes the following:
- the LOC113776358 gene encoding bromodomain and WD repeat-containing protein 3-like isoform X1: MDFQKCPSWSDVPSTKMAPLNFVNKVHAVSRLEEQEGSDNHLAAANVDVDIREVYFLIMRFLSTGPCQKTFTQILDELLEHELLPRRYHAWYSRSGAQSGHENDDGVSFPLNYDNLVKRFPHIEDDHLVKLLRQLMLSTSTPLPCIVGRTVPSASDVPTLLGTGSFSLLCSDRNSVSKQVKHVASYLRWPHMLADQVRGLSLREIGGGFSKHHRAPSVRFASYAVAKPSMMVQKMQNIKKLRGHRDAVYCAIFDRSGRYVITGSDDRLVKIWSMETAFCLASCRGHEGDITDLAVSSNNILVASASNDYSIRVWRLPDGFPISVLQGHTGAVTAIAFSPRPSSVYQLLSSSDDGTCRIWDARSSDCSPRVYLPTPLEVVSGKTSSLPLANVPSSSNVSQCHQILCCAYNANGTVFVTGSSDTHARVWSACKSNSDDPEQPSHEIDLLAGHENDVNYVQFSSCAVASRSSASDFSTEENIPKFKNSWFSHDNIVTCSRDGSAIIWTPKSRRSQGKVGRWIRAYHLKVPPPPMPPQPPRGGPRQRFLPTPRGVNMIVWSLDNRFVLAAIMDNRICVWNASDGSLVHSLTGHTASTYVLDVHPFNPRIAMSAGYDGKTIVWDIWEGIPIWTYEIGRFKLVDGKFSQDGTSIVLSDDVGQIYLLNTGQGEAQKDAKYDQFFLGDYRPLVQDTHGNTLDQETQVVLYNRNIQDPLCDSSMIPYPEPYQSAYQRRRLGALNIEWCPSSSKLAVGPDIGLGQEYQVLPLADLDLVVEPVPEFADMMYLEPENDVIHNETDSEYYITDEYTSEDEEEHSSDNSSSDPESSEENIVGRSQKDGLRRSIRKKSLSEVEPMSTSGRHVKKRILHGNDVPLSKSKRTKRSRSGRKYTSKRKSAEVKLTRSQRLAARNAINGFSHISEISTDGEEDESPEGDSSGNNSSFLSTNIKTQQPVDYLLNEKRYLAGDQGSLNESEAAVTCPPTNVGNKKKLVLKLTLHNSKKSLPPEHIRSQSADHTVTASYPSKDSGSSYTGVTKLLEGKELENIEEDLTTIAGCEQTKVHLGEAKVQSTNWMRSAHPVPADLCYGSKLSSNCHSETCSIKHCIKPEDDCSNFRAGLEIVNHKPLSKAYNEKQEREASVSEDADGVKVSDQNLGKGGENISDTYPCRNCDLVDGKNHSGGLNEIQKPKPTILKIKSKKISGHSFPMEQNNLPSMPEDYKTALYEGTCASIYKGDEFPDIATDEMRRKRSLRLKATTRETGVLKQKSIEKPSGGALNHLPSRGMPMSKQTSNHGSTRNKGEGYNNEDRSALHALQQKSNWLLLSEQEEGYRYIPQLGDEVMYLRQGHQEYMKSVNSLEQPPWTRYGGNIRSVEVCLVEELDYSTIAGSGESGCRITLKFIDTSSEVNGHKFKLNLPELIDFPDFVVERTWYEASMNRNWTCRDKCLVWWRDESEEGGSWWDGRIISIKDKSLEFPDSPWERYVIKYKSASEDLHLHCPWEMHDPSSQCEHPCIDPEVRNKMLASVNRLLQSASRNQDQYGILKLDEVSQKDDFINKFPVPLSPDIIKLRLENNYYRTLDSLKHDIRVMLTNGQSYFARSKELSAKMCRLSDWFHKKFLKI, from the exons ATGGATTTTCAGAAGTGCCCATCTTGGAGCGACGTGCCTTCTACAAAAATGGCCCCTTTGAATTTTGTTAATAAGGTCCATGCAGTCTCTCGATTGGAAGAGCAGGAGGGTTCTGATAATCATCTTGCTGCAGCGAATGTAGATGTTGACATTAGAGAAGTTTATTTTCTGATTATGCGATTTTTATCAACTGGGCCATGCCAAAAAACTTTTACACAAATTTTAGATGAACTTTTAGAACATGAACTTCTACCAAGGAGATATCATGCTTGGTATTCAAGAAGCGGAGCACAAAGCGGTCACGAAAATGATGATGGCGTATCTTTCCCTTTAAACTATGATAATCTCGTCAAGAG GTTTCCTCACATTGAAGATGATCACCTGGTAAAGCTGCTTAGACAACTGATGTTGAGCACTTCGACTCCATTACCTTGCATTGTTGGAAGAACTGTTCCAAGTGCTAGTGATGTGCCCACTCTTCTTGGAACTGgctccttttctcttttatgCA GTGATAGAAATAGTGTCAGCAAGCAAGTAAAACATGTTGCTTCTTATCTCCGTTGGCCTCACATGCTGGCAGATCAGGTCCGTGGACTAAGTTTGAGAGAAATTGGGGGTGGTTTTTCAAAACACCATCGGGCTCCATCAGTTCGCTTTGCCTCTTATGCTGTAGCTAAGCCGTCAATGATGGTGCAGAAGATGCAAAATATAAAGAAACTAAGGGGACACAGAGATGCTGTGTATTGTG CAATATTTGATCGCTCTGGAAGATATGTCATTACTGGGTCAGATGATCGTCTTGTCAAGATATGGTCCATGGAAACTGCATTTTGTCTAGCCAGTTGTCGAGGTCATGAA GGTGACATAACTGACTTAGCTGTTAGCTCAAACAATATATTAGTAGCATCTGCTTCCAATGACTACAGCATTCGTGTT TGGCGATTGCCAGATGGATTTCCAATTTCAGTTCTGCAAGGACATACAGGAGCTGTTACTGCCATTGCATTCAGTCCCAGGCCTAGCTCTGTCTATCAACTTTTATC GTCTTCAGATGATGGGACTTGCAGGATCTGGGATGCAAGATCCTCAGATTGTAGTCCACGTGTTTACTTGCCAACGCCATTGGAAGTTGTTTCTG GGAAGACAAGCAGCCTCCCTTTGGCTAATGTGCCTTCCTCAAGTAATGTATCCCAGTGCCATCAAATCTTATGCTGTGCCTACAATGCGAATGGAACTGTCTTTGTCACTGGAAGCTCTGATACTCATGCTAGG GTGTGGAGTGCTTGTAAATCCAATTCAGATGATCCAGAGCAACCTAGTCATGAGATTGATTTGCTAGCTGGCCATGAGAATGATGTCAACTATGTGCAATTCAG TAGCTGTGCTGTTGCTTCCAGGTCTTCGGCATCTGATTTTTCAACTGAGGAGAAcattccaaaatttaaaaattcttG GTTTAGTCACGACAACATTGTTACCTGCTCCCGTGATGGCAGTGCTATTATTTGGACCCCTAAATCACGCAGATCTCAG GGTAAAGTGGGACGTTGGATACGAGCATACCATCTAAAAGTTCCTCCTCCACCGATGCCCCCTCAGCCTCCCCGAGGAGGTCCACGCCAGAGATTTCTTCCAACTCCTCGTGGTGTTAATATGATAGTGTGGAGCCTGGATAATCGCTTTGTGCTGGCTGCTATTATGG ATAATAGAATATGCGTTTGGAATGCTAGTGATGGTAGCTTGGTACATTCCTTGACTGGTCACACGGCATCT ACTTATGTTCTGGATGTTCATCCCTTCAATCCCAGAATTGCAATGAGCGCTGGGTATGATGGAAAAACTATTGTTTGGGAT ATATGGGAAGGCATTCCTATTTGGACATATGAGATTGGACGTTTTAAATTGGTTGATGGGAAGTTTTCACA AGATGGAACATCGATTGTACTCTCAGACGATGTTGGACAGATATATTTGCTAAACACAGGCCAAGGTGAAGCGCAGAAGGATGCTAAGTATGATCAG TTCTTCCTTGGAGATTACCGCCCTCTTGTCCAGGATACTCATGGCAATACTCTTGATCAG GAGACACAAGTTGTTCTGTATAATAGGAATATCCAGGACCCTCTTTGTGACTCAA GCATGATTCCTTATCCAGAACCTTACCAGAGTGCATACCAGCGTCGTCGACTAGGTGCACTGAATATTGAGTGGTGTCCTTCATCTTCTAAACTTGCTGTTGGTCCAGATATTGGTTTGGGGCAAGAGTACCAAGTTTTACCTTTGGCTGACTTGGACTTGGTGGTTGAGCCAGTGCCTGAGTTTGCGGATATGATGTATTTGGAACCAGAAAATGATGTCATACACAATGAGACGGACTCAGAATACTACATTACTGATGAATATACTAGTGAAGATGAGGAGGAGCATTCAAGTGACAATTCATCTAGTGATCCAGAATCTAGTGAAGAAAATATAGTGGGAAGGAGTCAGAAAGATGGTCTTCGCAGATCAATAAGGAAAAAATCCTTGTCAGAA GTTGAGCCAATGTCTACATCTGGGAGGCATGTAAAGAAGAGGATTTTGCACGGGAATGATGTCCCCTTGTCTAAGAGTAAAAGAACAAAGAGGTCAAGAAGTGGCCGAAAATATACTTCAAAGAGGAAATCTGCGGAAGTGAAATTAACGAGGTCACAACGTTTAGCGGCAAGGAATGCAATTAATGGTTTTTCACATATTTCTGAAATTTCTACTGATGGAGAAGAGGATGAGAGCCCAGAAGGTGATTCATCAGGAAACAATTCATCGTTCCTCAGTACAAACATCAAGACCCAGCAACCTGTTGACTATCTGCTCAATGAGAAGAGGTATTTGGCTGGGGATCAAGGATCTTTAAATGAGTCCGAGGCTGCAGTCACGTGCCCTCCAACAAATGTGGGAAACAAGAAAAAGTTGGTTTTGAAGCTCACCCTTCACAATTCTAAGAAATCTTTGCCGCCAGAACATATCAGAAGCCAAAGTGCTGACCATACTGTCACAGCATCATATCCTTCAAAAGATTCAGGTTCTTCTTACACTGGGGTAACTAAACTTCTGGAAGGTAAAGAACTTGAAAACATTGAGGAGGACTTGACGACGATTGCAGGTTGTGAGCAAACCAAAGTTCATTTGGGGGAGGCGAAAGTTCAGTCAACAAACTGGATGCGTTCAGCTCATCCAGTGCCTGCAGATTTATGCTATGGTAGCAAATTGAGTTCCAATTGCCACTCTGAGACCTGTAGCATCAAACATTGTATCAAACCTGAGGATGACTGCAGCAATTTTCGAGCTggtttggaaattgtaaaccaTAAGCCGTTAAGTAAGGCTTACAATGAGAAGCAAGAGCGTGAGGCTAGTGTATCAGAGGATGCAGATGGTGTAAAAGTTAGTGACCAAAATCTTGGGAAAGGAGGAGAGAACATTTCTGATACTTATCCATGTAGAAATTGTGATTTGGTTGATGGCAAAAACCACTCCGGTGGTTTAAATGAAATCCAAAAACCAAAGCCAACTATCCTAAAGATTAAATCAAAGAAGATATCTGGACATTCCTTTCCTATGGAGCAGAATAATCTTCCCAGTATGCCAGAAGACTATAAAACTGCATTATACGAAGGTACTTGTGCCAGTATCTATAAGGGAGATGAATTTCCTGATATTGCTACTGATGAAATGCGTAGGAAAAGATCCTTGAGGTTGAAGGCAACGACAAGGGAGACAGGTGTTCTTAAGCAGAAAAGCATTGAGAAGCCATCTGGAGGAGCACTTAACCATCTTCCTTCGAGAGGGATGCCAATGTCAAAACAGACCAGCAACCATGGGTCTACTAGAAACAAAGGAGAAGGCTACAATAATGAAGACAGAAGTGCACTACATGCTTTACAGCAAAAATCAAATTGGTTGTTGTTGTCGGAGCAGGAGGAAGGGTATCGTTACATCCCTCAACTTGGTGATGAAGTAATGTACTTAAGACAG GGTCATCAAGAATATATGAAGTCTGTTAACTCATTAGAACAACCCCCTTGGACGAGGTATGGAGGAAATATTAGATCTGTTGAAGTTTGTTTGGTTGAAGAACTGGATTACTCAACAATTGCAGGTTCTGGGGAGAGTGGTTGTAGAATTACTCTTAAATTTATAGACACTTCATCAGAAGTGAATGGACATAAATTTAAACTCAACCTGCCTGAACTGATTGATTTTCCTGATTTTGTTGTCGAAAGAACATGGTATGAAGCCTCTATGAATAGAAACTGGACCTGTAGAGATAAATGTTTGGTTTGGTGGAGGGATGAGAGTGAGGAAGGTGGTAGTTGGTGGGATGGTCGAATAATTTCCATTAAAGACAAGTCTTTGGAGTTTCCTGACAGTCCATGGGAGAGATATGTTATTAAATACAAGAGTGCTTCAGAAGATTTGCATCTTCATTGTCCCTGGGAGATGCATGATCCATCCAGTCAGTGTGAGCATCCCTGTATTGATCCTGaagtaagaaacaaaatgctgGCGTCTGTAAATAGATTACTGCAATCTGCAAGCAGAAATCAG GATCAATATGGGATTCTAAAGTTGGATGAAGTTTCTCAGAAGGATGACTTTATAAACAA GTTTCCTGTTCCATTATCACCTGACATAATCAAGTTAAGGTTAGAAAACAACTACTACAGGACCTTGGATTCTTTGAAGCATGATATCAGGGTGATGTTAACGAATGGTCAGAGTTACTTTGCGAGAAGCAAGGAGCTTTCGGCCAAGATGTGCCGGTTGTCTGATTGGTTTCACAAGAAATTCTTAAAGATATGA
- the LOC113776358 gene encoding bromodomain and WD repeat-containing protein 3-like isoform X2 — MAPLNFVNKVHAVSRLEEQEGSDNHLAAANVDVDIREVYFLIMRFLSTGPCQKTFTQILDELLEHELLPRRYHAWYSRSGAQSGHENDDGVSFPLNYDNLVKRFPHIEDDHLVKLLRQLMLSTSTPLPCIVGRTVPSASDVPTLLGTGSFSLLCSDRNSVSKQVKHVASYLRWPHMLADQVRGLSLREIGGGFSKHHRAPSVRFASYAVAKPSMMVQKMQNIKKLRGHRDAVYCAIFDRSGRYVITGSDDRLVKIWSMETAFCLASCRGHEGDITDLAVSSNNILVASASNDYSIRVWRLPDGFPISVLQGHTGAVTAIAFSPRPSSVYQLLSSSDDGTCRIWDARSSDCSPRVYLPTPLEVVSGKTSSLPLANVPSSSNVSQCHQILCCAYNANGTVFVTGSSDTHARVWSACKSNSDDPEQPSHEIDLLAGHENDVNYVQFSSCAVASRSSASDFSTEENIPKFKNSWFSHDNIVTCSRDGSAIIWTPKSRRSQGKVGRWIRAYHLKVPPPPMPPQPPRGGPRQRFLPTPRGVNMIVWSLDNRFVLAAIMDNRICVWNASDGSLVHSLTGHTASTYVLDVHPFNPRIAMSAGYDGKTIVWDIWEGIPIWTYEIGRFKLVDGKFSQDGTSIVLSDDVGQIYLLNTGQGEAQKDAKYDQFFLGDYRPLVQDTHGNTLDQETQVVLYNRNIQDPLCDSSMIPYPEPYQSAYQRRRLGALNIEWCPSSSKLAVGPDIGLGQEYQVLPLADLDLVVEPVPEFADMMYLEPENDVIHNETDSEYYITDEYTSEDEEEHSSDNSSSDPESSEENIVGRSQKDGLRRSIRKKSLSEVEPMSTSGRHVKKRILHGNDVPLSKSKRTKRSRSGRKYTSKRKSAEVKLTRSQRLAARNAINGFSHISEISTDGEEDESPEGDSSGNNSSFLSTNIKTQQPVDYLLNEKRYLAGDQGSLNESEAAVTCPPTNVGNKKKLVLKLTLHNSKKSLPPEHIRSQSADHTVTASYPSKDSGSSYTGVTKLLEGKELENIEEDLTTIAGCEQTKVHLGEAKVQSTNWMRSAHPVPADLCYGSKLSSNCHSETCSIKHCIKPEDDCSNFRAGLEIVNHKPLSKAYNEKQEREASVSEDADGVKVSDQNLGKGGENISDTYPCRNCDLVDGKNHSGGLNEIQKPKPTILKIKSKKISGHSFPMEQNNLPSMPEDYKTALYEGTCASIYKGDEFPDIATDEMRRKRSLRLKATTRETGVLKQKSIEKPSGGALNHLPSRGMPMSKQTSNHGSTRNKGEGYNNEDRSALHALQQKSNWLLLSEQEEGYRYIPQLGDEVMYLRQGHQEYMKSVNSLEQPPWTRYGGNIRSVEVCLVEELDYSTIAGSGESGCRITLKFIDTSSEVNGHKFKLNLPELIDFPDFVVERTWYEASMNRNWTCRDKCLVWWRDESEEGGSWWDGRIISIKDKSLEFPDSPWERYVIKYKSASEDLHLHCPWEMHDPSSQCEHPCIDPEVRNKMLASVNRLLQSASRNQDQYGILKLDEVSQKDDFINKFPVPLSPDIIKLRLENNYYRTLDSLKHDIRVMLTNGQSYFARSKELSAKMCRLSDWFHKKFLKI; from the exons ATGGCCCCTTTGAATTTTGTTAATAAGGTCCATGCAGTCTCTCGATTGGAAGAGCAGGAGGGTTCTGATAATCATCTTGCTGCAGCGAATGTAGATGTTGACATTAGAGAAGTTTATTTTCTGATTATGCGATTTTTATCAACTGGGCCATGCCAAAAAACTTTTACACAAATTTTAGATGAACTTTTAGAACATGAACTTCTACCAAGGAGATATCATGCTTGGTATTCAAGAAGCGGAGCACAAAGCGGTCACGAAAATGATGATGGCGTATCTTTCCCTTTAAACTATGATAATCTCGTCAAGAG GTTTCCTCACATTGAAGATGATCACCTGGTAAAGCTGCTTAGACAACTGATGTTGAGCACTTCGACTCCATTACCTTGCATTGTTGGAAGAACTGTTCCAAGTGCTAGTGATGTGCCCACTCTTCTTGGAACTGgctccttttctcttttatgCA GTGATAGAAATAGTGTCAGCAAGCAAGTAAAACATGTTGCTTCTTATCTCCGTTGGCCTCACATGCTGGCAGATCAGGTCCGTGGACTAAGTTTGAGAGAAATTGGGGGTGGTTTTTCAAAACACCATCGGGCTCCATCAGTTCGCTTTGCCTCTTATGCTGTAGCTAAGCCGTCAATGATGGTGCAGAAGATGCAAAATATAAAGAAACTAAGGGGACACAGAGATGCTGTGTATTGTG CAATATTTGATCGCTCTGGAAGATATGTCATTACTGGGTCAGATGATCGTCTTGTCAAGATATGGTCCATGGAAACTGCATTTTGTCTAGCCAGTTGTCGAGGTCATGAA GGTGACATAACTGACTTAGCTGTTAGCTCAAACAATATATTAGTAGCATCTGCTTCCAATGACTACAGCATTCGTGTT TGGCGATTGCCAGATGGATTTCCAATTTCAGTTCTGCAAGGACATACAGGAGCTGTTACTGCCATTGCATTCAGTCCCAGGCCTAGCTCTGTCTATCAACTTTTATC GTCTTCAGATGATGGGACTTGCAGGATCTGGGATGCAAGATCCTCAGATTGTAGTCCACGTGTTTACTTGCCAACGCCATTGGAAGTTGTTTCTG GGAAGACAAGCAGCCTCCCTTTGGCTAATGTGCCTTCCTCAAGTAATGTATCCCAGTGCCATCAAATCTTATGCTGTGCCTACAATGCGAATGGAACTGTCTTTGTCACTGGAAGCTCTGATACTCATGCTAGG GTGTGGAGTGCTTGTAAATCCAATTCAGATGATCCAGAGCAACCTAGTCATGAGATTGATTTGCTAGCTGGCCATGAGAATGATGTCAACTATGTGCAATTCAG TAGCTGTGCTGTTGCTTCCAGGTCTTCGGCATCTGATTTTTCAACTGAGGAGAAcattccaaaatttaaaaattcttG GTTTAGTCACGACAACATTGTTACCTGCTCCCGTGATGGCAGTGCTATTATTTGGACCCCTAAATCACGCAGATCTCAG GGTAAAGTGGGACGTTGGATACGAGCATACCATCTAAAAGTTCCTCCTCCACCGATGCCCCCTCAGCCTCCCCGAGGAGGTCCACGCCAGAGATTTCTTCCAACTCCTCGTGGTGTTAATATGATAGTGTGGAGCCTGGATAATCGCTTTGTGCTGGCTGCTATTATGG ATAATAGAATATGCGTTTGGAATGCTAGTGATGGTAGCTTGGTACATTCCTTGACTGGTCACACGGCATCT ACTTATGTTCTGGATGTTCATCCCTTCAATCCCAGAATTGCAATGAGCGCTGGGTATGATGGAAAAACTATTGTTTGGGAT ATATGGGAAGGCATTCCTATTTGGACATATGAGATTGGACGTTTTAAATTGGTTGATGGGAAGTTTTCACA AGATGGAACATCGATTGTACTCTCAGACGATGTTGGACAGATATATTTGCTAAACACAGGCCAAGGTGAAGCGCAGAAGGATGCTAAGTATGATCAG TTCTTCCTTGGAGATTACCGCCCTCTTGTCCAGGATACTCATGGCAATACTCTTGATCAG GAGACACAAGTTGTTCTGTATAATAGGAATATCCAGGACCCTCTTTGTGACTCAA GCATGATTCCTTATCCAGAACCTTACCAGAGTGCATACCAGCGTCGTCGACTAGGTGCACTGAATATTGAGTGGTGTCCTTCATCTTCTAAACTTGCTGTTGGTCCAGATATTGGTTTGGGGCAAGAGTACCAAGTTTTACCTTTGGCTGACTTGGACTTGGTGGTTGAGCCAGTGCCTGAGTTTGCGGATATGATGTATTTGGAACCAGAAAATGATGTCATACACAATGAGACGGACTCAGAATACTACATTACTGATGAATATACTAGTGAAGATGAGGAGGAGCATTCAAGTGACAATTCATCTAGTGATCCAGAATCTAGTGAAGAAAATATAGTGGGAAGGAGTCAGAAAGATGGTCTTCGCAGATCAATAAGGAAAAAATCCTTGTCAGAA GTTGAGCCAATGTCTACATCTGGGAGGCATGTAAAGAAGAGGATTTTGCACGGGAATGATGTCCCCTTGTCTAAGAGTAAAAGAACAAAGAGGTCAAGAAGTGGCCGAAAATATACTTCAAAGAGGAAATCTGCGGAAGTGAAATTAACGAGGTCACAACGTTTAGCGGCAAGGAATGCAATTAATGGTTTTTCACATATTTCTGAAATTTCTACTGATGGAGAAGAGGATGAGAGCCCAGAAGGTGATTCATCAGGAAACAATTCATCGTTCCTCAGTACAAACATCAAGACCCAGCAACCTGTTGACTATCTGCTCAATGAGAAGAGGTATTTGGCTGGGGATCAAGGATCTTTAAATGAGTCCGAGGCTGCAGTCACGTGCCCTCCAACAAATGTGGGAAACAAGAAAAAGTTGGTTTTGAAGCTCACCCTTCACAATTCTAAGAAATCTTTGCCGCCAGAACATATCAGAAGCCAAAGTGCTGACCATACTGTCACAGCATCATATCCTTCAAAAGATTCAGGTTCTTCTTACACTGGGGTAACTAAACTTCTGGAAGGTAAAGAACTTGAAAACATTGAGGAGGACTTGACGACGATTGCAGGTTGTGAGCAAACCAAAGTTCATTTGGGGGAGGCGAAAGTTCAGTCAACAAACTGGATGCGTTCAGCTCATCCAGTGCCTGCAGATTTATGCTATGGTAGCAAATTGAGTTCCAATTGCCACTCTGAGACCTGTAGCATCAAACATTGTATCAAACCTGAGGATGACTGCAGCAATTTTCGAGCTggtttggaaattgtaaaccaTAAGCCGTTAAGTAAGGCTTACAATGAGAAGCAAGAGCGTGAGGCTAGTGTATCAGAGGATGCAGATGGTGTAAAAGTTAGTGACCAAAATCTTGGGAAAGGAGGAGAGAACATTTCTGATACTTATCCATGTAGAAATTGTGATTTGGTTGATGGCAAAAACCACTCCGGTGGTTTAAATGAAATCCAAAAACCAAAGCCAACTATCCTAAAGATTAAATCAAAGAAGATATCTGGACATTCCTTTCCTATGGAGCAGAATAATCTTCCCAGTATGCCAGAAGACTATAAAACTGCATTATACGAAGGTACTTGTGCCAGTATCTATAAGGGAGATGAATTTCCTGATATTGCTACTGATGAAATGCGTAGGAAAAGATCCTTGAGGTTGAAGGCAACGACAAGGGAGACAGGTGTTCTTAAGCAGAAAAGCATTGAGAAGCCATCTGGAGGAGCACTTAACCATCTTCCTTCGAGAGGGATGCCAATGTCAAAACAGACCAGCAACCATGGGTCTACTAGAAACAAAGGAGAAGGCTACAATAATGAAGACAGAAGTGCACTACATGCTTTACAGCAAAAATCAAATTGGTTGTTGTTGTCGGAGCAGGAGGAAGGGTATCGTTACATCCCTCAACTTGGTGATGAAGTAATGTACTTAAGACAG GGTCATCAAGAATATATGAAGTCTGTTAACTCATTAGAACAACCCCCTTGGACGAGGTATGGAGGAAATATTAGATCTGTTGAAGTTTGTTTGGTTGAAGAACTGGATTACTCAACAATTGCAGGTTCTGGGGAGAGTGGTTGTAGAATTACTCTTAAATTTATAGACACTTCATCAGAAGTGAATGGACATAAATTTAAACTCAACCTGCCTGAACTGATTGATTTTCCTGATTTTGTTGTCGAAAGAACATGGTATGAAGCCTCTATGAATAGAAACTGGACCTGTAGAGATAAATGTTTGGTTTGGTGGAGGGATGAGAGTGAGGAAGGTGGTAGTTGGTGGGATGGTCGAATAATTTCCATTAAAGACAAGTCTTTGGAGTTTCCTGACAGTCCATGGGAGAGATATGTTATTAAATACAAGAGTGCTTCAGAAGATTTGCATCTTCATTGTCCCTGGGAGATGCATGATCCATCCAGTCAGTGTGAGCATCCCTGTATTGATCCTGaagtaagaaacaaaatgctgGCGTCTGTAAATAGATTACTGCAATCTGCAAGCAGAAATCAG GATCAATATGGGATTCTAAAGTTGGATGAAGTTTCTCAGAAGGATGACTTTATAAACAA GTTTCCTGTTCCATTATCACCTGACATAATCAAGTTAAGGTTAGAAAACAACTACTACAGGACCTTGGATTCTTTGAAGCATGATATCAGGGTGATGTTAACGAATGGTCAGAGTTACTTTGCGAGAAGCAAGGAGCTTTCGGCCAAGATGTGCCGGTTGTCTGATTGGTTTCACAAGAAATTCTTAAAGATATGA